A stretch of the Arthrobacter stackebrandtii genome encodes the following:
- a CDS encoding helix-turn-helix transcriptional regulator: MRQGDIEVVQAHLADPLLHGAVILGPRGVGKTALSRNVARRIGSTTHVVNLFGTGVPSDVPYSIFPVQLARLNARQSESPAAILGAMVDQVLQEANGRPIVLNLDDLPGIDTLSMGVLMHLVLSGRAKLLVVARTIADLPEDLAWMLKDGLLAQQRLAPFSRAEVRELLSKALDGPVAEAVVAQLFAFSAGNPLVLQALVHEYLGSGALKSNDGVWVPAGRFGRFSDDVLLELVESRLARESPQLRTYIEKFSLLKEVPLAMAIQVLGADAVTSLEERGFVVIAADRRKTVGFAEPYVGETIRNQMSAQQKGAYFQELSSVLSLDAEDLSPQELLMLASWLNEAGMAMEPEVALAAAQAALQLFDPQLALACANHVPPGHPLAVAAAQKRSRAHHAMAGYSKAATVLENFPPEVLDALTAPEYASWAQDLAVSLVWQPNAMPRIRQILDRTWEKVQQAEGTERAEAEKFYNLARFEVAVNRGEFGKVIHDLKIASKDPSDRSYRLNSSSLLTMALAATGHERDAVELSEAVDAEAARHNVVVRLHDWHLYGRIVALTWSGQWRRAERELQQAIEFSNSSLHYRGGALELSLGIAYASAGRDMEAAEILLCAAAQLEVRDTYTGLELVYSVLACVYARLGDPDHGWRYLAMAKAAGPHVTWVNRTLSDHFQALAALALGDEGAVDRLAELAGAAFADGNATPATAILLSAVTAGAPGQYELLDQMVQNCQGPLATAGRLLARAAVEGSAQAALEAGDRAREMEFTHLERHANELALRLAKAHGDSRLQREAKNRLRGVVPEEQQDLAPGVVPLTPRELQVARLAIRGMGNRDIAAKIGVSVRTVEGHLYQVFAKLGITSRTDLEKWVHL; this comes from the coding sequence GTGCGCCAAGGGGACATTGAAGTTGTCCAGGCACACCTGGCCGACCCGCTCCTTCATGGTGCCGTCATTTTGGGTCCCCGCGGCGTGGGAAAGACCGCGCTGTCCCGCAATGTGGCCCGCCGCATCGGCTCCACCACCCACGTCGTCAATCTTTTTGGCACAGGAGTGCCAAGTGATGTCCCCTACTCCATTTTCCCCGTGCAGCTGGCCCGCCTCAACGCCCGACAGAGCGAAAGCCCCGCGGCGATTCTTGGCGCCATGGTGGACCAGGTCCTGCAGGAGGCCAATGGCCGCCCCATAGTGCTGAACCTGGATGACCTGCCCGGCATCGACACCCTCAGCATGGGCGTGCTGATGCACCTCGTGCTCAGCGGCCGGGCCAAGCTGTTGGTGGTGGCGCGCACCATTGCGGACCTGCCCGAGGACCTTGCCTGGATGCTCAAGGATGGCCTGCTCGCCCAGCAGCGGCTGGCGCCGTTCTCGCGTGCCGAAGTGCGTGAGCTTCTGTCCAAGGCGCTGGACGGGCCAGTGGCGGAAGCGGTGGTGGCCCAGCTGTTTGCATTCAGCGCCGGAAACCCCCTGGTCCTGCAGGCCCTGGTCCATGAATACCTCGGCAGCGGGGCCTTGAAATCGAACGACGGCGTCTGGGTGCCGGCGGGGCGGTTTGGCCGCTTCTCCGATGATGTCCTGCTGGAGCTGGTGGAATCGCGGCTTGCACGTGAAAGCCCGCAGCTGCGCACGTACATTGAGAAGTTCTCGCTGCTCAAGGAAGTGCCCCTTGCCATGGCCATCCAGGTGTTGGGCGCCGACGCCGTCACCTCTTTGGAGGAGCGCGGCTTCGTGGTGATTGCCGCGGACCGGCGCAAGACCGTGGGCTTTGCCGAACCCTATGTGGGGGAGACCATCCGCAACCAGATGAGCGCACAGCAGAAGGGCGCGTATTTCCAGGAGCTCTCCTCCGTGCTCTCCCTGGATGCGGAGGACTTGAGCCCGCAGGAGCTGCTGATGTTGGCCAGCTGGCTCAACGAAGCCGGCATGGCCATGGAACCTGAGGTGGCGCTGGCCGCAGCACAAGCCGCGCTTCAGCTGTTCGACCCCCAGCTGGCACTGGCCTGCGCCAACCATGTGCCGCCCGGCCATCCGCTGGCCGTTGCCGCAGCCCAAAAGCGCAGCCGGGCCCACCACGCCATGGCAGGCTACAGCAAGGCCGCGACCGTCCTGGAGAACTTTCCGCCCGAGGTCCTGGATGCGCTGACGGCCCCGGAATATGCCTCGTGGGCACAGGACCTGGCTGTCTCCCTCGTGTGGCAGCCAAACGCCATGCCGCGCATCCGGCAGATCCTGGACCGGACGTGGGAGAAAGTCCAGCAGGCCGAGGGCACGGAGCGGGCCGAGGCGGAAAAGTTCTACAACTTGGCGCGCTTTGAGGTCGCCGTCAATCGGGGTGAGTTTGGCAAGGTCATCCATGACCTGAAGATTGCCAGCAAGGATCCCTCTGACCGCAGCTACCGGCTGAACAGTTCCTCGCTGCTGACCATGGCCCTGGCCGCCACCGGGCACGAGCGCGATGCCGTGGAGCTCTCGGAGGCGGTCGACGCCGAGGCGGCCCGCCACAACGTGGTGGTGCGCCTGCACGACTGGCACTTGTACGGGCGCATTGTGGCCCTGACCTGGAGCGGGCAGTGGCGCCGTGCCGAACGTGAACTGCAGCAGGCCATCGAATTTTCCAACAGTTCCCTGCACTACCGGGGCGGGGCGCTGGAGCTGTCGCTCGGCATTGCCTACGCCTCCGCCGGCCGGGACATGGAGGCTGCGGAGATCCTGCTGTGCGCCGCAGCCCAGCTCGAGGTCAGGGACACCTACACCGGGCTGGAACTGGTGTACTCGGTGCTGGCCTGTGTCTACGCACGGCTCGGGGACCCCGACCACGGCTGGCGGTACCTGGCCATGGCCAAGGCGGCCGGCCCGCACGTCACGTGGGTCAACCGGACCCTGTCCGACCACTTCCAGGCGCTGGCCGCCCTGGCGCTCGGCGACGAAGGTGCCGTGGACCGGCTCGCCGAGCTGGCCGGGGCCGCCTTTGCGGACGGCAACGCCACCCCGGCCACCGCCATCCTGTTGAGTGCCGTCACCGCCGGCGCCCCGGGCCAGTACGAACTCCTGGACCAGATGGTGCAAAACTGCCAGGGCCCACTGGCGACGGCCGGGCGGCTGCTGGCCCGGGCCGCCGTCGAGGGCAGTGCCCAGGCGGCCCTGGAAGCGGGAGACCGCGCCCGCGAGATGGAATTCACCCATCTCGAGCGCCATGCCAACGAGCTGGCACTGCGGCTGGCCAAGGCGCACGGGGACAGCAGGCTGCAGCGGGAGGCGAAGAACCGCCTGCGCGGCGTGGTCCCGGAAGAGCAGCAGGACCTGGCGCCGGGCGTAGTGCCGCTGACCCCGCGCGAACTGCAGGTGGCCAGGCTGGCCATCCGCGGAATGGGCAACAGGGACATCGCCGCCAAGATCGGCGTCTCGGTGCGCACCGTCGAAGGCCACCTCTACCAGGTTTTCGCCAAGCTGGGCATCACCTCGCGCACCGACCTTGAGAAATGGGTCCACCTGTGA
- the pth gene encoding aminoacyl-tRNA hydrolase: MSDTWLVVGLGNPGPGYSRNRHNIGYMVVEELASRLGAGFKTHKAKALVATGRLSSGGHKLILAKPTVFMNLNGGPTAALAKFYNLPAANVIAVHDEIDIPFDTVKVKLGGGEGGHNGLRDISRTLGTKDYYRVRAGVGRPPGRADAASHVLRDFSTAENKALPFLIDNAADAVELLVSDGLTAAQDKFR, translated from the coding sequence ATGAGTGACACTTGGCTTGTAGTCGGGCTCGGGAATCCCGGGCCCGGCTACAGCCGCAACAGGCACAATATTGGCTACATGGTGGTTGAGGAACTTGCCTCCCGCCTGGGAGCCGGTTTCAAGACCCACAAAGCCAAGGCCCTGGTCGCCACCGGCCGCCTGTCCTCCGGCGGGCACAAGCTGATCCTGGCCAAGCCCACCGTCTTCATGAACCTCAACGGAGGCCCGACGGCGGCACTCGCCAAGTTCTACAACCTCCCGGCCGCGAATGTCATCGCCGTCCATGACGAAATCGACATCCCCTTTGACACTGTCAAGGTCAAGCTGGGCGGGGGAGAAGGCGGCCACAACGGGCTGCGCGACATCTCCCGGACGCTGGGGACCAAGGACTATTACCGGGTGCGTGCCGGTGTGGGGCGCCCGCCCGGACGTGCCGATGCTGCCAGCCATGTGCTGCGCGATTTCTCCACTGCCGAGAACAAGGCGCTGCCGTTCCTGATCGACAATGCGGCCGACGCCGTCGAACTGCTGGTCAGCGACGGGCTAACGGCGGCCCAGGACAAGTTCCGCTAG
- a CDS encoding 50S ribosomal protein L25/general stress protein Ctc: MSELNLTGEARNEFGKGAARRIRRAKQIPAVIYGHGAAPLHLVLPERETVRAIRGANALLTITLDGEEHLALVKDVQRDPVLQIVEHIDLLTVRKGEKVIVDVPVVLVGEPAPATVVNQEEVVVSVSADATNVPAHIEVTIDGLAAGQHVLAGDLVLPAGVELVTEADLLIVHFAEPVVVAEVEADEAAAE; the protein is encoded by the coding sequence ATGTCTGAATTGAACCTCACCGGCGAAGCCCGCAACGAGTTCGGCAAGGGCGCGGCACGCCGCATCCGCCGTGCCAAGCAGATCCCTGCTGTCATCTACGGCCACGGCGCAGCCCCCCTCCACCTGGTCCTGCCGGAGCGCGAGACCGTTCGCGCGATCCGCGGCGCCAACGCACTGCTGACCATCACCCTCGACGGCGAAGAGCACCTCGCCCTGGTGAAGGACGTCCAGCGCGACCCCGTACTGCAGATCGTCGAGCACATCGACCTGCTGACCGTCCGCAAGGGCGAAAAGGTCATCGTTGACGTTCCCGTGGTCCTCGTTGGCGAGCCCGCCCCGGCCACAGTTGTCAACCAGGAAGAAGTTGTTGTCAGCGTCTCCGCCGACGCCACCAACGTCCCGGCACACATCGAGGTCACCATCGACGGACTCGCCGCCGGCCAGCACGTCCTCGCCGGCGACCTCGTCCTGCCTGCAGGCGTCGAGCTCGTCACCGAAGCAGACCTGCTCATCGTTCACTTCGCCGAGCCGGTTGTTGTCGCCGAGGTTGAAGCTGACGAAGCAGCTGCAGAGTAA
- a CDS encoding ribose-phosphate diphosphokinase — MSELSHNVDKKLVLATGRAHPELAEEVARCLGTELLPMSAYDFANGEIYVRSGESVRGKEVFIIQAHPAPLNNWLMEQLIMVDSMKRASARRITVVAPFYPYSRQDKKGRGREPISARLVADLYKTAGADRIMSVDLHTAQIQGFFDGPVDHLFAIPLLAEHIRKVIGDDAVTVVSPDTGRVRVAEQWAERLGGAPLAFVHKSRDLTVPNQAVSKTVVGQVEGRTCVLIDDMIDTGGTIAGAVKVLKDAGAKDVIIAATHAVFSDPAAERLANCGAREVVVTDTLPIPAEKRFETLTVLSIAPLLARAIKEVFEDGSVTSLFDGDA, encoded by the coding sequence ATGAGCGAACTTAGCCATAACGTCGACAAGAAGCTGGTGCTGGCAACCGGCCGGGCGCACCCCGAGCTGGCCGAGGAAGTTGCACGCTGCCTGGGCACGGAGCTCCTGCCCATGTCGGCCTACGACTTCGCCAATGGTGAGATCTACGTCCGCTCCGGCGAGAGCGTGCGCGGCAAGGAAGTCTTCATCATCCAGGCCCACCCGGCCCCGCTGAACAACTGGCTCATGGAGCAGCTCATCATGGTTGACTCCATGAAGCGCGCCTCCGCCCGCCGCATCACCGTGGTGGCACCGTTCTACCCGTACTCGCGCCAGGACAAGAAGGGCCGCGGCCGTGAGCCCATCTCCGCCCGCCTCGTCGCGGACCTGTACAAGACGGCCGGCGCCGACCGCATCATGAGCGTTGACCTGCACACGGCCCAGATCCAGGGCTTCTTCGACGGCCCCGTGGACCACCTGTTCGCGATCCCGCTGCTGGCCGAGCACATCCGCAAGGTCATCGGGGACGACGCCGTCACCGTAGTTTCGCCCGACACCGGCCGCGTGCGCGTGGCTGAGCAGTGGGCCGAGCGCCTGGGCGGGGCCCCCCTGGCTTTCGTGCACAAGTCCCGCGACTTGACCGTGCCGAACCAGGCCGTGTCCAAGACCGTGGTGGGCCAGGTTGAAGGCCGCACCTGTGTCCTGATCGATGACATGATCGACACCGGCGGAACCATCGCCGGCGCCGTGAAGGTCCTCAAGGACGCCGGCGCCAAGGATGTCATCATCGCCGCAACGCACGCCGTGTTCTCCGACCCCGCCGCCGAGCGCCTCGCCAACTGCGGTGCCCGTGAAGTCGTCGTCACCGACACCCTGCCGATCCCTGCCGAGAAGCGCTTCGAGACCCTCACGGTGCTCTCCATCGCGCCCCTGCTGGCACGTGCCATCAAGGAAGTCTTCGAGGACGGCTCAGTCACCAGCCTGTTCGACGGCGACGCCTGA
- the glmU gene encoding bifunctional UDP-N-acetylglucosamine diphosphorylase/glucosamine-1-phosphate N-acetyltransferase GlmU — translation MSPQDNPTNNPAAVIVLAAGAGTRMKSRTPKILHPIGGISMVGHAMAAAQGLAPEKLAVVVRHERDLVAAHIAALDETAIIVDQDEIPGTGRAVQQALEALDAQAPVEGTVVVTYGDVPLLTAALLTELVATHNADGNAVTVLTAVLDDATGYGRILRNPADGTVLGIREHKDATDEEREIREINSGIYAFDAAVLRKALKSVTTDNNQGEMYLTDVLSLARFDGGRVAAVSTTDRWQVEGANDRVQLAALGTEHNRRIVEGWMRAGVSIIDPATTWIDSTVELAEDVTILPGTQLHGTTTVARDAVVGPDSTLTDVQIAEGAEVTRTHGSGAVIGEGAHVGPFTYLRPGTVLGADGKIGAFYETKNVTIGRGSKLSHLGYAGDAEIGEDTNIGCGNITANFDGVNKHRTVIGSGVRTGSNTVFVAPVTVGDGAFTGAGAIVRKDVPAGALTMSVAPQRNAEGWTEAHRPGSVSAQAAGQAATAAATGN, via the coding sequence GTGAGCCCCCAAGACAACCCCACGAACAACCCGGCAGCCGTCATTGTTTTGGCCGCCGGCGCCGGAACCCGGATGAAGTCCCGGACACCCAAAATTCTGCACCCCATTGGCGGCATCTCCATGGTGGGCCACGCGATGGCTGCAGCCCAGGGCCTGGCACCGGAGAAGCTGGCCGTGGTGGTCCGCCACGAGCGTGACCTCGTCGCCGCCCACATCGCGGCGCTGGATGAAACCGCCATCATCGTGGACCAGGACGAGATCCCCGGCACCGGCCGCGCCGTCCAGCAGGCCCTTGAGGCGCTCGACGCCCAGGCGCCGGTTGAGGGCACCGTGGTTGTCACCTACGGCGACGTCCCGCTGCTCACCGCCGCACTGCTCACCGAACTCGTCGCTACGCACAACGCGGACGGCAATGCCGTCACGGTGCTGACCGCAGTCCTCGACGACGCAACCGGTTACGGCCGCATCCTCCGCAACCCCGCCGACGGCACCGTCCTGGGCATCCGCGAGCACAAGGACGCCACCGACGAGGAACGCGAAATCCGTGAGATCAACTCCGGCATCTACGCCTTCGACGCCGCCGTCCTGCGCAAGGCGCTCAAGTCCGTCACCACTGACAACAACCAGGGCGAGATGTACCTCACCGATGTCCTGTCCCTGGCCAGGTTCGACGGCGGCCGGGTCGCCGCGGTCTCGACCACCGACCGCTGGCAGGTGGAGGGCGCCAACGACCGCGTTCAGCTGGCCGCGCTCGGCACCGAGCACAACCGCCGCATCGTTGAGGGCTGGATGCGCGCCGGCGTGTCAATCATCGACCCCGCCACCACCTGGATCGACTCCACGGTGGAGCTCGCCGAGGACGTCACCATCCTGCCCGGCACCCAGCTGCACGGCACCACCACCGTGGCGCGCGACGCCGTCGTGGGTCCCGACTCAACGCTCACCGACGTGCAGATTGCCGAAGGCGCGGAAGTCACCCGCACCCACGGCTCCGGCGCCGTGATCGGCGAGGGCGCCCACGTTGGCCCCTTCACCTACCTGCGCCCCGGCACCGTGCTGGGCGCCGACGGCAAGATCGGCGCGTTCTACGAGACGAAGAACGTCACCATCGGCCGAGGCTCCAAGCTCAGCCACCTGGGCTATGCGGGCGACGCCGAGATTGGCGAGGACACCAACATCGGCTGTGGCAACATCACCGCCAACTTCGACGGCGTCAACAAGCACCGCACCGTCATCGGCTCGGGCGTGCGCACCGGATCCAACACCGTGTTCGTGGCGCCCGTAACAGTGGGGGACGGGGCCTTCACCGGCGCCGGCGCCATTGTCCGCAAGGACGTCCCGGCCGGCGCACTGACCATGAGCGTCGCCCCGCAGCGCAACGCCGAGGGCTGGACCGAGGCACACCGCCCCGGCAGCGTCTCCGCCCAGGCCGCGGGCCAGGCAGCCACCGCTGCAGCCACCGGCAACTAA